A single region of the Globicephala melas chromosome 12, mGloMel1.2, whole genome shotgun sequence genome encodes:
- the MCFD2 gene encoding multiple coagulation factor deficiency protein 2 isoform X2, protein MEHLEGVVNKPEAEMSPQELQLHYFKMHDYDGNNLLDGLELSTAITHVHKEEGNEQTPMNEDELINLIDGVLRDDDKNNDGYIDYAEFAKSLQ, encoded by the exons ATGGAGCATCTAGAAGGTGTCGTCAACAAACCAGAGGCAGAGATGTCCCCACAAGAACTTCAGCTCCATTATTTCAAAATGCATGATTATGACGGCAATAATTTGCTTGACGGCCTAGAACTCTCCACAGCCATCACTCATGTCCATAAGGAG GAAGGGAATGAACAGACACCAATGAACGAAGATGAACTGATCAACTTAATAGATGGTGTTTTGAGAGACGATGACAAGAACAATGACGGATACATTGACTATGCCGAGTTCGCAAAATCACTGCAGTAG
- the MCFD2 gene encoding multiple coagulation factor deficiency protein 2 isoform X1, with protein sequence MRSLQPLRTPFLCALLWAFCALGARAEEPGASFSHPGSVGLDKSTVHDQEHIMEHLEGVVNKPEAEMSPQELQLHYFKMHDYDGNNLLDGLELSTAITHVHKEEGNEQTPMNEDELINLIDGVLRDDDKNNDGYIDYAEFAKSLQ encoded by the exons ATGAGATCTCTGCAGCCACTCAGAACCCCCTTCCTGTGCGCCCTGCTCTGGGCCTTTTGTGCCCTGGGTGCCAGGGCCGAGGAGCCCGGGGCCAGCTTCTCCCATCCCGGCAGCGTGGGCCTGGATAAGAGCACAGTGCATGACCAAGA GCATATCATGGAGCATCTAGAAGGTGTCGTCAACAAACCAGAGGCAGAGATGTCCCCACAAGAACTTCAGCTCCATTATTTCAAAATGCATGATTATGACGGCAATAATTTGCTTGACGGCCTAGAACTCTCCACAGCCATCACTCATGTCCATAAGGAG GAAGGGAATGAACAGACACCAATGAACGAAGATGAACTGATCAACTTAATAGATGGTGTTTTGAGAGACGATGACAAGAACAATGACGGATACATTGACTATGCCGAGTTCGCAAAATCACTGCAGTAG